agAATAAATGATTTTCCtaattttatcataataaaCTTGGGTaatcaaataaattatacatttataaaataagaagATTTATAAGTACATGAATTTGTTTGTATGtaaaaattttattctcataaaaataattatatatatatatatatatatataatttattttgtttttcttttttatttttttgtgtgacttataattttaagagaaaaaaagaaaataagaGGGAACAGCCACTCTTATGAAtcacataaatattttttacttaaaataaaaaattttcaaaaaatgTTTGAGTAAAGTTGATTAAATTGGATTGATGGGGAAAAAAACATGTGATAATGATTAgtacataaaaaaaaaatatattatatatatatattatatatatatataaatatatatgtttatatatttatatcaagGCAGCAAAAATtaacacatatatatattatatgtatacagATATTTTCCCTTTTGAGGAAAGAACCTTgattacaaaataaaaaaaaaaaaaacaatttaaaataaaagaatgactttaaaaaatggatacagaaaaattataaaagttctttttatattcatacACATTTTTCATACTACTATTGAATCTTTTGTAACGAATTACatatgtaaaataaatgaagctcctcattataataatgttttttataaaaacaagAATAGGAcaattttaaaagataaaaagTACCTTgtggaaaaaaataaaaaaaatctGATTAACGTCCAACCGTCTACTGTTATCACACCTGGTAACGAAACAAACGATGCTATAATCAAAAAAgtaaaattaaaaaaaaaggataagaaaatatttaaaaaatataaggATTTCCTTGATATATTACCAAAAAAAACTAATGAGTATACATTAATGGAAGCaatagaaaaaattaaaaccTTAGCCATACATAAATTTGTTGAAAGTATagatatttatttatcCTTTAATCCGAAAAAATCGAAAATGActaaaaatgataatataaaaacgTTTATTACTTTTCCtcataatttaaaaaaaaagagagaaaaaaaagtatatgTGGTAACTAATTCGAAATTGCAAAAAATAGCTAGCCAGTCaggtaaaaaaaaaaaaaaaaaaaaaaaaaatatatatatatatatatatatatttccatgtgaatgaatatattaaataaatttgGGCAATAAAGAGGAAAGAAAcattttgataataatcCTTTAAGcataatatgtttatatatatatatgttagtttgtttttttctcttatatgtatattttattttttttatatttttgtacCTCATACACacaaacatatatacatatatacatatatatatttatattatttattcaGGAGCTGATGTTGTTGGTGAAGATGACTtgataaataaaataaaagaaaaagaaattagACTAGagaaaaagaataataattttataatatgcACAAATGATTGTATACACAAATTGACAAAAGTAGGAAAAGAGATTGGAAGAAAAGGATTAATGCCTAATGAAAAATGTGGAACATTAGTTAGtgaatttttattaccgaaacatataaaattatttaaatttgaaaatacatatatatttaaattaaataaattaaatacattaaatataaatattggAGATGTTTATATGTCAAATGATGAAATAAGagaaaatattaatcaTCTATTTGAACATTTAGAAAATCTTgaattttttcattttaattttaaacACGTAAAAACTCTTTATTTAAGTAGTACTATGGGTTTCCcttttaaaataaagaaaacgtctttataaaaaataaagaagctgtcatatttttatgtgtaATATGTTGATAAAGCCTAATACCCtattcattattttgttaatatatataaatattatatatttatatatttatttatatttatttatattttttaatttttttttttttttttttctacatttataaaactatgattattttgtatttgtacacatatcatataaaaaaaaaaataataatttatattttgtcTTTACTTTTAACAAATAATTGAATGAGGAACAAcctatatattatatttatatggTATCCATCTTTCTTTcttaatataaaaaatatatacatatatataatattttttttgattagtttttcctctttttttatatcaaaatttCATAGGTCATAcagaaataataaatttatattcatttgtatttaatttaaataaaaatcatatttttttattatatcatatatttaaatatatgttaatttatttatatatttaatttttttgtatattttgtaATGAACATATTGTctgatattttttatagatatctatatatttacatacGAGCAATAAAAGCCTGAATGggtattttttattttattttttttttttagcTATTATTGTTacaaataatgaaaaacagaaaaaaaatatattataaaaaagattagtttatttaaaaatatttttcgTGTACCTAGATTTTCCACGTATTTATCTCAGGTAAATCCCCAATGGGTTTCCTggttatatttttgtatacataatatatatatatatatatatatatattttttttttttttttttaaatatggacgcacatatatatatatgtacatcCATAAGATATGATGTCATAAtgtttttaataaatattacaaaaaaaaaaaaaaaaaataataaaaatataggTAATCAAtcaaaatgaaattaaaatataaatatgtataaaaatacacacatatatacatatatacatatatacatattgtatatattttatgatgTGGCTACACATGCCCTATTTTTAAACAATATGTAGGCccttaattttttttttttttttcatgtGTTCCTTACAAAAGAAAACACAGATAAactataaaaaatgttaaatatatatatgaaattcacaaaaaaataatatatatatatatatatatatatatatgtatatgtttatttttaatcATGAGAATAGAGAAAAgtgaaatattttaaaatataaaaaataaataaatattatcaatGTCACAACAGCTAGAAACCATGAGAATCTTTGTTGCTTTACATTATCATaagttttttttaattcttttgcacttttaaatgtatttaCTTTAGTATCATAtagattattatttaacatttcaatattttctttttgtgTAAATACAAGATTAGCTAGATCTTTAAAAACTTCTTGTGCTTGAGCAACTTGTCcttgtattttttttatgccttcatatttatcattaattatttcattttctatTAATAAATCGTTTTCACTACATTGATCAAATTCATAATCATATAAAGTAGATGATTCAATAAaatcatcattatttacATATGTTTTATCTAGATCTAgaacaaaattattatttataattgtATCATCACttgatataaatttatgatttcctttttttttattatttaataagccattcatattattattattataattcatttCACCATTTTCTATATTTGGCAATTCATTAGCTGCCTTTTTGACATTTATTGATATGTTTTCTAATTTATTTacttcatttttaaaatgaatatttaatttctcaaatatatatttcttcttttgtttttcaAATGGATTCTCAGCAAAACGTATTTCCCACTCTCTAAATAAATGTTCTGTCTCTACTActtttacatatatttgttGTATTTCTTCATGTAATGCTTCAATAATTCTCTTTgatattaaattattttttaaattctcTAAATTCTCTTCTGCATATATCATATTCTTCTTTATAAGTAAAATATTGTCCTTTATCTTTTTCTCATTTCCATCTGATCTTTCTTCATCTACAATAAAGGACGTACTATTCACCTTgttattttcataattcttatatgacatttttttttaaatattacatGTGTAAATGAacaaacaaataaataaaataataaaaaaaaaaaaaaaaaaattattatatatgcacattatatattattcacaaaacatatattttaatatatatatatatatgggCAAAAATAtctaataaaaaaagtaaaattaaaggggtatatataatatatatgtgtaaacaaattaattttatacaCATTCGAAcgtttatatattataaatatgaaaatatataaatataaatatatatatatatatatgtatgtatatttttttttttttttttttttttttttttttttttttttaattttttttttttttttttttttttttttttttaaattttttttttttttttttctttaaaaaaaaaaaaaaaaattttttataaaatataattattttttattttaatttataaatattaaataatataaatatttatatNNNNNNNNNNNNNNNNNNNNNNNNNNNNNNNNNNNNNNNNNNNNNNNNNNNNNNNNNNNNNNNNNNNNNNNNNNNNNNNNNNNNNNNNNNNNNNNNNNNNNNNNNNNNNNNNNNNNNNNNNNNNNNNNNNNNNNNNNNNNNNNNNNNNNNNNNNNNNNNNNNNNNNNNNNNNNNNNNNNNNNNNNNNNNNNNNNNNNNNNNNNNNNNNNNNNNNNNNNNNNNNNNNNNNNNNNNNNNNNNNNNNNNNNNNNNNNNNNNNNNNNNNNNNNNNNNNNNNNNNNNNNNNNNNNNNNNNNNNNNGAAAAAAAAactaataaaaaaaataaaaaaaaaagagtatataaaatataaatataaaaaaaaaaaaattttaaaaaaatcaaaattttatatattataaatataaaaatatataaaaataaatatatatatatatataaatatatatttatgtatatttttttttttttttttttttttttttttgttgcATTAGAAATTTATcactttttatatatcatattttattcaaaaTTATTCACCTGTTTTTTccataaaaaaaaaaaaaaaaaaattaaatgaaatgaaaagatataaatttccatgcattataatatacatacataaatattatatatatatatatatatatttatttatttatttatttatttattttttcaacTATTGCATTTACCTTTTGAACAGTTCAGGGATTATTTAAGCAAGAAAACAAAATGTTTTATGATATACAGAATATCAAGGGGAAAAAATGgaaaacataaatatactcatttaaacatatacattgttgtaaattattcattaaattgttatatataaatatatacacataaatattttttcaaaataatcGTATTTCtacattttctttaattttttaatttttattttataaaaacaggaaaaatataatatatatatataatatataaaatatatattatatatataatgttaaaattaattgctaatttttaaattctttaaaaaatgatcaaaaatattatatttataaatatatttacaaaattgggaaaaaaaaataaaatataaaaataaaaaataaaaatgaaaaaaataatagagattataaacatatatatatatatatattatgaaatataatatatatattatatatatatttaatatatatatataaatatgtacatatttatattgttatttttaatatcatacaatatatattaaataatataataatatatatatatataataattacatttttaaattaaaaattttacatttttttttttttttgaatttatttattttttataatttatatttatattatcacaGCAACAtaattgaaaatattaatttgttCTTTTTCTCTCTCCTttgtaataaaattataaataaaaggaTAATGTTATGTCgtaaaataagaaaaaggatatatacatataatatatatatatatttcaaaaattgtatgaatatattttaaagattctcaatgtatatataatgtgtaaaatattatttatacaaaaaaaaatatatatgtcgtttaaaatattaaatatatatatatatatatatatatatatatgtatgtatatttatttatatatatttataatttccTAACATTATTAGGCAAAATAAAATCctattttaaaaatgatctcaataaaaatattttatgttataaaaaatagaataaaataatgattattttataaaacaaattttttattgaaGGGGTCTTTTTACATATTGAAGAATTCATCAACAAGGACGTTGTATCTTTTAGTTATAATGTCTGAAttttataacaaaaaaaaaaaaaaaataaaataataaaataaaggaaacatataaaaagtataatggattataacaaaaataacacacacataaacatatatacatataaatatatatatgtaaaaagTTTGTTTCtgaaaaaataacaaaaaaaaaaaaaattgtgtactaaataaatttttttgtaaacactttgaaattttataataataatttgtaaaatataaatataaatatatatatatatatatatatggaaCAATTGAATAAAAGGGGTATGAATAaatagataataaaatttataaaacatgatgttaattttttgtttatataaataaattaaaattaacaaatgtgtatataatttgtatataatttgtatataatttgtatataatttgtatatatttgtattttattttatactatttgttttcattttatttatatttatatttatatttcgCTTGATTAATTTAAACTACTCAAATTAACCGATTTTGTCATATTGAAgaattctttatttttttgatgaCTCATCCAGTCATGTGATGTTATTTGATGGGagtatttattattattattatgatcatTATTATGATCATTATTGTGATCATTATTGTGATCATTATTGTGATCATTATTATGATCATTATTGTGATCATTATTGTGATCAGTAttaataacatttttatttttgtaaaaatTACTATTAATCTTATCAACATTATGATCATTCATAAAGATAGCGTTGTTCctattgatattattacaatcataattattattattattattattattatgattattatcAAAGGTGTAGatatcattataaaaacCGGGAAGGATAGCATTAAATGTAGATGAAGTATTATGTTCATTTAATAAGGTACTCTTTctatacatattattattattattattattatttccatttgatgttatagatatattagaataaagattattttttttattcgaataattttgtttttcattattttgtaattcattcgaaataaaattttttattttttttaaaatatcaGATTTTTCATCAGTTATTTCTAAAAGCTTATCTATGTTCatacttttattatctCCCATTTCTGAACATTCTcttaaatttaattttgcgtttttttctttcaaCATTTTTGTTCTATTTGTTTCCTTtgaagaattattaaaattgttgttattattataatgagGTGATATATTATCACTTGTAATATATCGTTTATCATTCCATGCATATGTTTCGtcttttttgttatttGCTTTTTCGGTAgctatattttttaaacattttatatGCTCATTTGTAATTTGCTCGTTTAATAATTCGACATTCGAGTACGTAGGTGGATCAAAAAATGTTTGAGaagaataattttttatgtcatttgtgtaattattatagttcatatttattatattatgagGATATgctttatattttgtatattcaaaattttcttcatacgaatttttttgaaaatttttatatttctctgcttcaacatttttattatcatttgtaTTAAATGTATGAAAATTTGGATATAAATTTTTGTAATTTGTAAAGGATTTTAAATTACATgatgttatatttttatattcctcattattattatgatcgtagttattattattattattattatcaacgtcactattattattattattattattatcatcgtcactattaattttgttgatatcatttatatttctttgTGAAACTACATTATGTGAAAATAGAATATCATCTATTGTTTTGATTATGCcataaaaattttcatccattttatttgtatcatctaatatagatatattattatttgaatatattttcttatcattagaatatattaatttttctaaatTTTCTTCTGGGAACAAAAAATTTC
This region of Plasmodium gaboni strain SY75 chromosome 12, whole genome shotgun sequence genomic DNA includes:
- a CDS encoding putative 50S ribosomal protein L1, apicoplast; protein product: MTLKNGYRKIIKVLFIFIHIFHTTIESFVTNYICKINEAPHYNNVFYKNKNRTILKDKKYLVEKNKKNLINVQPSTVITPGNETNDAIIKKVKLKKKDKKIFKKYKDFLDILPKKTNEYTLMEAIEKIKTLAIHKFVESIDIYLSFNPKKSKMTKNDNIKTFITFPHNLKKKREKKVYVVTNSKLQKIASQSGADVVGEDDLINKIKEKEIRLEKKNNNFIICTNDCIHKLTKVGKEIGRKGLMPNEKCGTLVSEFLLPKHIKLFKFENTYIFKLNKLNTLNINIGDVYMSNDEIRENINHLFEHLENLEFFHFNFKHVKTLYLSSTMGFPFKIKKTSL
- a CDS encoding syntaxin, Qa-SNARE family, yielding MSYKNYENNKVNSTSFIVDEERSDGNEKKIKDNILLIKKNMIYAEENLENLKNNLISKRIIEALHEEIQQIYVKVVETEHLFREWEIRFAENPFEKQKKKYIFEKLNIHFKNEVNKLENISINVKKAANELPNIENGEMNYNNNNMNGLLNNKKKGNHKFISSDDTIINNNFVLDLDKTYVNNDDFIESSTLYDYEFDQCSENDLLIENEIINDKYEGIKKIQGQVAQAQEVFKDLANLVFTQKENIEMLNNNLYDTKVNTFKSAKELKKTYDNVKQQRFSWFLAVVTLIIFIYFLYFKIFHFSLFS
- a CDS encoding putative zinc finger protein, translating into MMEKNSKNSTQGQSETLFLIKKQFFKTKMCPFQKNKNYCLNKSSCHYAHSIEELKPMPDLRNTKLCDYIKKKIPCRDINCKFAHDIDTLKPSVHLATYKSTICSFWGKGKCFNGNKCRFAHGNEDIKYNEDIKYDESVKYNDDIKYDERVKYNDDIKYDDRVKYDDLKYNDHIKFNDDVKYNDDIELLDHIKYNKSNKYKNIYKDINFDLKKEGTASTYSFNTCDYSVNCSMETANISSFDKSKEIIFLKKKNINKETNIDENNENDNKSEKMNHDGFFKNEEREYNIEMINNNRTVGKDNYENKYYPNNYYYDNKEKIDNIWNNKENIERINYIDDEIKISEETKNKRTKNIHNEFLYNNNFNSSIEYAENIEKGCINDVINNLGNIALSTFIENNDKYTNVIKYLLNENNMLKESIKKEQKNNISLQQDKDISHMKVDTNNLTYKNNMLKLNDNHNNNNNNICFNDVRNFLFPEENLEKLIYSNDKKIYSNNNISILDDTNKMDENFYGIIKTIDDILFSHNVVSQRNINDINKINSDDDNNNNNNNSDVDNNNNNNNYDHNNNEEYKNITSCNLKSFTNYKNLYPNFHTFNTNDNKNVEAEKYKNFQKNSYEENFEYTKYKAYPHNIINMNYNNYTNDIKNYSSQTFFDPPTYSNVELLNEQITNEHIKCLKNIATEKANNKKDETYAWNDKRYITSDNISPHYNNNNNFNNSSKETNRTKMLKEKNAKLNLRECSEMGDNKSMNIDKLLEITDEKSDILKKIKNFISNELQNNEKQNYSNKKNNLYSNISITSNGNNNNNNNNMYRKSTLLNEHNTSSTFNAILPGFYNDIYTFDNNHNNNNNNNNYDCNNINRNNAIFMNDHNVDKINSNFYKNKNVINTDHNNDHNNDHNNDHNNDHNNDHNNDHNNDHNNNNKYSHQITSHDWMSHQKNKEFFNMTKSVNLSSLN